Proteins co-encoded in one Halorussus salinus genomic window:
- the coxB gene encoding cytochrome c oxidase subunit II: MIRWSVLAAGALVALGVATVSPVAAQSVNRNLIDQLNLQLIYVALPLTLFVEVILVYAVIRFRNNDDPEPTAENPTLEVTWTVATAIVLVFVGWSAYNVLASPYISPTPEVEAAPPDVEPDAEIDVLAYQWGWQFDYAAANVTTQNLLVLPRDEDARLRLRSDEVLHSLYVPELGLKQDVFPGQNTTILTRALENGRYRGYCTEFCGDGHARMRAQVYVVDPETYRQWLAAHEDERLVTAPPNASVGNATGAANATAATSRFSSPA; the protein is encoded by the coding sequence GTGATACGATGGAGCGTACTCGCCGCCGGGGCACTCGTCGCGCTCGGAGTCGCCACCGTCTCACCGGTCGCCGCACAGTCGGTCAACCGGAACCTCATCGACCAGTTGAACTTACAGCTCATCTACGTCGCCCTCCCGCTCACGCTGTTCGTGGAGGTCATCCTCGTCTACGCCGTGATTCGGTTCCGGAACAACGACGACCCCGAGCCGACCGCCGAGAACCCGACGCTGGAAGTCACGTGGACCGTGGCCACCGCCATCGTCCTCGTGTTCGTCGGCTGGTCGGCGTACAACGTGCTGGCCAGTCCGTACATCTCGCCGACGCCCGAAGTGGAGGCCGCGCCGCCGGACGTGGAACCGGACGCCGAAATCGACGTGCTGGCTTACCAGTGGGGCTGGCAGTTCGACTACGCGGCGGCGAACGTGACGACCCAGAACCTGCTGGTCCTGCCCCGCGACGAGGACGCCCGCTTGCGCCTCAGGTCCGACGAAGTGCTTCACTCGCTGTACGTCCCGGAACTCGGACTCAAGCAGGACGTGTTTCCGGGGCAAAACACGACGATTCTGACCCGCGCGCTGGAGAACGGTCGGTATCGGGGCTACTGCACCGAGTTCTGCGGCGACGGCCACGCCCGGATGCGCGCGCAGGTGTACGTCGTGGACCCGGAGACCTACCGCCAGTGGCTCGCGGCCCACGAGGACGAACGGCTCGTGACCGCGCCGCCGAACGCGAGCGTCGGGAACGCGACCGGCGCGGCGAACGCGACCGCGGCGACGAGTCGGTTCTCCTCGCCAGCGTGA
- a CDS encoding deoxyhypusine synthase → MSDDSHDDHDGDDHGHHDPDREEFHHDPIGHAEVRAGMTVGELADSYGDAGIGAADLHEAVDIYAEMLDDDVTNFFGLAGAMVPTGMRKIVAELIRDGHIDALVTTGANLTHDAIEAIGGKHHHGTEDPGEDRTLRDHDEQLRDEEVDRIYNVYLPQEHFALFESHLRSEVFPQVEGDGAADDGVVSIQELTAALGKANSEVNDREAVSEGAGIAAAAYENDVPIYCPAIQDSVLGLQAWMYSQTADFTLDALADMTTITDQAFDADKAGAMVVGGGVPKNYVLQTMLVSPEAYDYAVQLTMDPPQTGGLSGATLDEARSWGKLEKAARNASVYADATITLPLVVAAARERIEE, encoded by the coding sequence ATGAGCGACGACTCTCACGACGACCACGACGGCGACGACCACGGCCACCACGACCCCGACCGCGAGGAGTTCCACCACGACCCCATCGGCCACGCCGAGGTCCGGGCGGGGATGACCGTCGGCGAGTTGGCCGACTCGTACGGCGACGCGGGCATCGGCGCGGCCGACCTCCACGAGGCGGTGGACATCTACGCCGAGATGCTGGACGACGACGTGACCAACTTCTTCGGGTTGGCTGGCGCGATGGTCCCGACCGGGATGCGGAAAATCGTCGCCGAGTTGATTCGGGACGGCCACATCGACGCGCTGGTGACGACCGGCGCGAACCTGACCCACGACGCCATCGAGGCCATCGGCGGGAAGCACCACCACGGCACCGAGGACCCCGGCGAGGACCGGACGCTCCGGGACCACGACGAGCAGTTGCGCGACGAGGAGGTGGACCGAATCTACAACGTCTACCTGCCGCAGGAACACTTCGCGCTGTTCGAGAGCCACCTGCGCTCGGAGGTCTTCCCGCAGGTCGAGGGCGACGGAGCGGCCGACGACGGCGTGGTCAGCATCCAAGAGTTGACCGCGGCGCTCGGGAAGGCAAACAGCGAGGTCAACGACCGCGAGGCGGTCTCGGAGGGCGCGGGCATCGCGGCCGCCGCCTACGAGAACGACGTGCCCATCTACTGTCCGGCGATTCAGGACTCCGTGCTGGGCCTGCAAGCGTGGATGTACTCCCAGACCGCCGACTTCACGCTCGACGCGCTGGCGGACATGACGACCATCACCGACCAAGCGTTCGACGCCGACAAGGCGGGCGCGATGGTCGTCGGCGGCGGGGTGCCGAAGAACTACGTCCTCCAGACGATGCTGGTCTCGCCGGAGGCGTACGACTACGCGGTCCAACTGACGATGGACCCGCCACAGACCGGCGGCCTCTCGGGCGCGACGCTGGACGAGGCCCGGTCGTGGGGGAAGTTGGAGAAGGCCGCGCGCAACGCCTCGGTCTACGCCGACGCGACCATCACGCTCCCGCTGGTCGTCGCCGCGGCCCGCGAGCGAATCGAGGAGTAG
- a CDS encoding SprT family zinc-dependent metalloprotease → MTDTRRLAPDDDPEESPTVRALAHAGSHEELILGSRAYCREATREYDLDVEFSLLDWAVSTRAKRRAAAVKRPKIPAATVGEPMDWAAAAERTGTDRDDLRTCTLSLTWRAFESFDAGEWTATLRHELVHVEQFQRYGTTDHGEAFRERAAAVDATVRCPPFADPKYVLTCADCGAVVGRRYRKCKLVRERQRYRSSCCGASVACSGTDERDR, encoded by the coding sequence ATGACCGACACCCGCCGCCTCGCGCCCGACGACGACCCCGAGGAGTCCCCGACGGTCCGGGCGCTGGCCCACGCCGGGAGCCACGAGGAGTTGATTCTCGGGTCGCGGGCCTACTGCCGCGAGGCGACCCGCGAGTACGACCTCGACGTGGAGTTCTCCCTGCTGGACTGGGCGGTCTCGACCCGCGCGAAGCGCCGCGCCGCCGCGGTCAAGCGCCCGAAAATTCCGGCGGCGACGGTCGGCGAGCCGATGGACTGGGCGGCCGCGGCCGAGCGCACCGGAACCGACCGCGACGACCTCCGAACCTGCACGCTCTCGCTGACGTGGCGCGCGTTCGAGTCGTTCGACGCGGGCGAGTGGACCGCGACGCTCCGCCACGAACTCGTCCACGTCGAGCAGTTCCAGCGGTACGGCACGACCGACCACGGCGAGGCGTTCCGCGAGCGCGCCGCCGCGGTGGACGCGACGGTCCGGTGTCCGCCCTTCGCCGACCCGAAGTACGTCCTGACCTGCGCCGACTGCGGGGCCGTGGTCGGACGCCGGTACCGCAAGTGTAAACTGGTGCGAGAGCGCCAGCGGTATCGCTCCTCGTGCTGTGGCGCGTCGGTCGCGTGTTCGGGGACGGACGAGCGAGACCGGTAG